A genomic window from Osmia bicornis bicornis chromosome 6, iOsmBic2.1, whole genome shotgun sequence includes:
- the LOC114878884 gene encoding uncharacterized protein LOC114878884, with protein MKYRVITLRGSLSFLTVYLVIISIALCQNNCPTRCLCYLSQLPRSIVCSRQGLEVFPENISDVVEQLNLSNNLLTNVSSDVNRLTELQYLNLARNKLSSLPDDLSSLRNLRRLDLSGNEIHRILDISSIEQLPSLMVAYLSKNPFSSLEGLRSSSLEALDASQCGIRELSNTSLDGLPELSTLSLTGNPLKLIQNPWNPKLRWLDASDCHLNYLRPDTFDGFPELEELKLANNPTLVYSMRHSTLQHTKLKKLDVSGCNLDRPGLHGLPFLTHARLSRNRICMLPGRIFAKNRELGFLYLNSNGIGSLNTSTFDGLVKLQVLDLSANSIEMIHPLTFHENVELKSLNLSFNNLYELPNLTSFVTSLDASSNGIVKLADNFLSNMPKIRSINLSDNRLERIPSTLKSTTLKNLGLHGNRIMEVDNDTFLQLPQLIRIELSGNRLTGALDPEMFQNNPNLDSIKLEDNPWRCDCKELFIMYSFLTESPAKTSETSLICQSPANVSGYTWKSACFDDWSSPLYHNVDRTWGFIVVSGLTVIVLLGSFVSIRHMMRVKRRAMEQRQQLETLRLLRRRRIHQIVQEEERVERAPEPRIHPLELIGPPSYEEAVQMPRLARSLDNLDEISVDTSTIRMMGSADNIRMKQRRSRRPKKRIHSEDDLLRREERRQGRIRRERNSSIGNSGSELPSGQRNFRSSTTRTNRRHSGMSDSNDTGNGRVRPRPQTPSARKKKRRRTLYDGHSSDDEDSEVEPIGSSRSIVIRELRREPRGGRRESTVEREDPE; from the exons ATGAAATACCGGGTTATCACGCTTCGTGGTTCGCTATCATTCTTGACTGTATACTTGGTAATCATCTCCATCGCATTATGCCAAAATAATTGTCCCACAAGGTGCTTGTGTTACCTCAGCCAATTACCAAGGAGTATAGTGTGTTCGAGGCAAGGCTTGGAAGTGTTTCCTGAAAATATCAGTGACGTG GTGGAGCAGTTAAACTTATCAAATAATTTGTTGACGAATGTCAGCAGTGACGTTAATCGACTGACAGAGttgcaatatttaaatttagcAAGGAATAAATTAAGTTCGTTACCTGATGATTTGAGTTCCTTAAGAAATTTACGGAGATTGGATTTAAGTGGCAATGAAATACATAGGATCCTTGATATTAGTTCTATAGAACAATTACCATCTTTAATGGTGGCATATTTGTCGAAAAATCCATTCTCTAGTTTGGAAGGTCTTAGAAGTAGTAGCCTTGAAGCTTTAGACGCTAGTCAGTGTG GAATAAGAGAACTTAGTAATACATCATTAGACGGATTACCAGAGCTGAGTACGTTAAGCCTAACTGGAAATCCTTTGAAACTCATTCAAAACCCATGGAATCCAAAATTACGATGGCTTGATGCATCTGACTGTCATCTGAATTACTTGAGGCCAGATACATTCGATGGGTTCCCGGAACTTGAAGAACTAAAACTGGCCAATAATCCTACATTAGTTTACAGTATGAG ACACTCAACGCTACAGCATACAAAGCTAAAGAAACTCGACGTTTCAGGATGCAATTTAGACAGACCCGGTCTTCACGGATTGCCGTTTTTGACCCACGCCCGATTATCCCGTAACAGGATTTGCATGTTACCTGGTCGAATTTTCGCTAAAAACAGAGAACTTGGGTTTTTATATCTAAATTCGAATGGTATCGGAAGTCTGAATACGAGTACTTTCGATGGTCTAGTGAAGCTGCAAGTACTAGATTTGTCAGCAAACAGCATCGAAATGATTCATCCACTGACGTTTCACGAAAACGTAGAATTGAAATCGCTCAATTTATCTTTCAATAACTTATACGAATTGCCAAATCTTACGTCGTTTGTAACGTCGTTGGACGCGTCATCGAATGGCATCGTTAAGCTTGCTGACAATTTTTTATCGAATATGCCAAAAATAAGAAGTATCAATTTGAGTGATAACAGATTAGAGAGGATACCATCTACATTGAAATCCACAACCTTGAAGAATCTAGGATTACATGGAAATAGGATAATGGAAGTGGACAATGACACTTTTCTTCAGTTGCCTCAGCTTATAAGAATTGAGTTATCAG gGAATCGTTTAACAGGAGCACTAGATCCAGAGATGTTTCAAAACAATCCAAATTTAGATAGCATTAAATTGGAGGATAATCCATGGCGTTGCGATTGCaaggaattatttattatgtaCAGTTTCTTAACGGAATCACCTGCTAAAACATCAGAAACGAGTTTAATCTGTCAGAGTCCAGCAAATGTGTCGGGTTATACTTGGAAAAGTGCTTGTTTCGATGATTGGAGCTCCCCTTTGTATCACAACGTTGACAGAACATGGGGATTTATAGTGGTCTCTGGTCTTACAGTTATCGTTTTGTTGGGTAGTTTTGTGTCCATTAGACACATGATGAGAGTTAAAAGAAGAGCCATGGAACAAAGACAGCAATTGGAAACATTGAGATTATTAAGACGAAgaag AATCCATCAAATTGTACAAGAAGAAGAACGGGTTGAGCGTGCTCCAGAGCCAAGAATCCATCCATTAGAATTAATAGGACCACCTAGTTACGAGGAAGCAGTGCAGATGCCAAGACTGGCACGTTCTCTGGATAATTTGGATGAAATCTCGGTAGATACATCAACGATACGTATGATGGGTTCAGCTGATAATATAAGGATGAAGCAACGAAGATCCAGGAGACCAAAGAAAAGAATTCACAGTGAGGATGATTTGCTTCGAAGAGAAGAACGACGACAAGGAAGAAtcagaagagaaagaaacagCTCGATCGGTAACAGTGGAAGTGAACTACCATCGGGACAAAGGAATTTTAGATCATCTACGACTCGTACCAACAGAAGGCACAGCGGGATGAGCGATTCCAATGATACCGGAAACGGAAGAGTCCGACCCAGGCCGCAAACACCGAGCGcaaggaaaaagaaacgtaGACGAACGCTTTACGACGGACATTCGAGCGACGATGAAGACTCAGAGGTTGAACCAATCGGTTCAAGTAGGTCAATTGTCATTCGAGAACTTCGAAGAGAACCCAGAGGTGGTCGTAGAGAATCTACGGTAGAACGAGAGGATCCTGAATGA
- the LOC114878885 gene encoding uncharacterized protein LOC114878885, producing the protein MQSALLFFILLSYSGWVNGLCDLVNGTMAHCHELEDVKYIETYDLESLKAIVSKPILHPGLFVNLTSLRHLDLSRSGIEGIESKTFRELKNLHSLDLSENLLESLELGSIDGLNHLHKLDLRKNNFQQLPPVLARLKILKYLDIQGNPLQCNCATLRVRDLILKRGVKIMKKVLCVGPGNLKGTSLFKVDTTIVCGFEEQDREMQNDQSYKDSENEFGSGDEDSGEFEEILNGSSESPKEVEIETPFPNDPEVSTPSIIQSSFPETSESLQTSSVESEATTQMMLIETVDKDEQIFFGSEEKTSTATAERKKEYVDRLFDPAEGSGDEEGSGEGSGTGEIFGDWTRVGEVAKTSEKDEESSSSSNGLLDMFFHAILGTTEASSIEKDLDLEEEQFIDVTTINVEAVTRKVHLDEAVSSTTERIKDGTMVPLNGVEIVDTELHDKSKLGNVKVDDGDELTDESAEVSQAKQSKKGMGSYVVLAALLAILATLIGFAAYKGDFCKKKRKRGDVEHGTELKDMQKALLETGNSTQPKVASNGNVESSPLVQDADQVEIKSSDDRQTTIDVSKPPNTISERTEPVKPTRNSQNVQRLKDTIDESSSLNDDSSSARISSVDVIDNCPVNGSPEVHGPPLSPGAQRVKITLQENPDSVPKTPILITRTMAGENLVKTP; encoded by the coding sequence ATGCAGTCAGCGCTGTTATTCTTCATCCTCCTGAGTTACTCAGGATGGGTGAATGGGCTGTGCGATCTCGTGAATGGCACCATGGCCCACTGTCACGAACTTGAAGATGTCAAATACATCGAAACTTACGACCTTGAATCGCTGAAAGCCATCGTGTCAAAGCCAATCCTTCATCCAGGTCTCTTCGTCAATTTAACCAGCCTTCGACACCTAGATCTCTCTAGAAGCGGCATAGAGGGAATAGAATCAAAAACATTTCGCGAACTGAAGAATCTACATAGTTTGGATCTCTCCGAAAATCTTCTAGAATCCTTAGAACTAGGCTCCATAGACGGTCTGAATCACCTTCACAAGCTAGATCTTCGTAAGAATAATTTCCAACAATTGCCACCGGTATTGGCTCGTCTGAAAATTCTCAAGTACCTAGACATCCAAGGCAATCCTTTGCAATGTAACTGTGCAACGCTCAGAGTAAGAGATCTAATCCTGAAGAGGGGCGTGAAGATCATGAAGAAGGTTCTTTGCGTTGGTCCAGGTAACCTGAAAGGAACGTCGCTCTTCAAGGTAGACACGACGATCGTTTGTGGTTTTGAGGAACAGGATCGTGAGATGCAGAACGATCAATCGTACAAAGACTCAGAGAACGAATTCGGTTCTGGAGACGAGGACAGTGGAGAGTTCGAGGAGATTTTAAACGGCTCCTCCGAATCTCCCAAAGAAGTAGAAATCGAAACCCCATTTCCGAACGACCCTGAAGTATCTACCCCTTCGATCATCCAATCATCGTTTCCGGAGACCAGCGAATCCTTGCAGACCAGTAGCGTTGAGTCAGAAGCGACGACGCAGATGATGCTGATAGAAACGGTGGATAAAGACGAGCAAATTTTCTTCGGCTCCGAGGAGAAAACGTCTACAGCTACTGCTGAGAGGAAGAAGGAATACGTGGATCGTTTGTTTGATCCTGCTGAAGGTTCCGGAGACGAGGAAGGCTCTGGGGAGGGTTCGGGTACGGGTGAGATTTTTGGCGACTGGACAAGAGTCGGGGAAGTGGCAAAGACCAGCGAGAAGGATGAGGAATCTTCATCTTCCAGTAACGGATTGTTAGATATGTTCTTCCACGCTATTTTGGGTACCACGGAGGCTTCGAGCATTGAGAAAGACCTTGACTTGGAGGAGGAACAATTCATCGACGTGACTACGATCAATGTAGAAGCTGTCACCCGGAAGGTCCATTTGGACGAAGCAGTGTCGAGCACCACCGAGAGGATCAAGGATGGAACGATGGTTCCTCTCAATGGAGTCGAAATAGTCGACACTGAACTACACGACAAGTCGAAGTTAGGTAACGTTAAAGTTGATGACGGGGATGAGCTAACCGACGAGTCAGCTGAAGTGTCCCAAGCGAAGCAATCGAAGAAAGGAATGGGTTCTTACGTGGTTCTTGCCGCTCTGCTGGCTATTCTGGCGACTCTGATAGGATTCGCGGCTTACAAAGGCGATTTCtgcaagaagaagagaaaacgaGGTGACGTTGAACACGGTACCGAGCTGAAAGACATGCAGAAAGCTTTGTTAGAGACGGGCAATTCGACGCAGCCGAAAGTGGCTTCGAATGGAAACGTGGAAAGCTCTCCTCTGGTCCAGGATGCAGACcaagttgaaataaaatcctCCGACGATCGTCAGACGACGATAGACGTATCTAAACCTCCAAATACCATTTCTGAACGCACGGAACCGGTGAAACCTACTAGAAATTCGCAGAATGTTCAAAGACTTAAAGATACGATTGATGAGTCCAGTTCTTTGAACGACGATTCTTCTTCCGCGAGGATAAGTTCTGTAGATGTGATTGATAATTGTCCGGTGAACGGATCACCGGAAGTCCACGGACCTCCGTTAAGTCCCGGTGCTCAAAGAGTGAAGATTACTTTGCAGGAAAACCCCGACAGCGTGCCGAAGACGCCCATACTCATCACAAGAACGATGGCTGGTGAGAATCTAGTCAAAACACCCTGA